The following are from one region of the Gryllotalpicola protaetiae genome:
- the argC gene encoding N-acetyl-gamma-glutamyl-phosphate reductase: protein MTYTVAVAGASGYAGGEVLRLLAGHPDFEVTTVTASSNAGKPLALLQPHLRSYAHLILQETTPAVLAGHDVVFLALPHGASGAITAQLPDDVLVVDCGADHRLTDEAAWAKFYGGEFNEPWAYGVPELPAAGGKLRDRLIGATKIAAPGCNASSVSLAIAPGITAGLIDEDIVAVLAVGPSGAGKNLKVQYLGSELLGSANPYGVGGGHRHIPEIIQNLKLAGATDPKVSFTPVLVPMARGILATVTAPLKAGVTTQQVRDAWEGAYAGEAFVQLLPEGTWPRTADVLGANTALIGVTVDEAANRVVALIAVDNLVKGTAGAAVQSANIALGLPEGTALTTNGVAP from the coding sequence ATGACGTACACGGTCGCCGTCGCCGGAGCATCCGGCTACGCCGGCGGGGAGGTGCTGCGGCTGCTCGCAGGCCACCCCGATTTCGAGGTCACAACCGTGACCGCATCCTCGAACGCGGGAAAGCCGCTCGCCCTGCTGCAGCCGCATCTGCGCTCGTATGCGCACCTGATCCTGCAAGAGACCACTCCCGCCGTCCTCGCGGGCCACGACGTGGTCTTCCTCGCCCTGCCCCACGGCGCGTCGGGCGCGATCACCGCGCAACTGCCCGACGACGTCCTCGTCGTCGACTGCGGCGCCGACCACCGCCTCACCGACGAGGCGGCGTGGGCCAAGTTCTACGGCGGCGAGTTCAACGAGCCGTGGGCCTACGGGGTGCCCGAGCTGCCCGCCGCCGGCGGAAAGCTGCGCGATCGCCTCATCGGCGCCACGAAGATCGCGGCCCCCGGCTGCAACGCGAGCTCGGTCTCACTCGCGATCGCCCCCGGCATCACAGCCGGCCTCATCGACGAGGACATCGTCGCGGTCCTCGCGGTCGGGCCCTCAGGCGCAGGCAAGAACCTCAAGGTGCAGTACCTCGGCAGCGAGCTTCTCGGCTCGGCCAACCCGTACGGTGTCGGCGGCGGCCACCGGCACATCCCCGAGATCATCCAGAACCTGAAGCTCGCGGGCGCCACCGATCCGAAGGTGTCGTTCACGCCGGTCCTCGTGCCGATGGCGCGCGGCATCCTCGCGACCGTCACCGCGCCGCTCAAGGCGGGCGTAACCACGCAGCAGGTGCGGGATGCCTGGGAGGGCGCCTACGCGGGCGAGGCGTTCGTGCAGCTGCTGCCCGAGGGCACCTGGCCCCGCACCGCCGATGTCCTCGGCGCGAACACCGCGCTCATCGGCGTCACCGTCGACGAGGCGGCGAACAGGGTCGTCGCACTGATCGCGGTCGACAACCTCGTGAAGGGCACGGCGGGCGCCGCCGTCCAGTCCGCAAACATCGCGCTGGGCCTGCCTGAGGGCACCGCGCTGACCACGAACGGAGTCGCCCCGTGA
- a CDS encoding DNA-binding protein encodes MFVITADQIDSRRSADLVSAELERINGEHAAGLALPADRTAGDELQALTDDAATALALALQLTRTRSFHVGIGVGPVRSPLPAATREASGPAFFAARDAATRAKKSGIRLAIHSQSQPQAGSTRADDAESLLALLLIVRERRSDAGWELFDLLAAGRTQAEAAARLGISAPAASARAKAANIKAELAALPGLTRLLEQADLMTRQEQ; translated from the coding sequence ATGTTCGTCATCACCGCGGATCAGATCGACTCGCGTCGCAGCGCCGACCTCGTCAGCGCCGAGCTCGAACGGATCAACGGAGAGCACGCGGCCGGGCTGGCCCTTCCGGCAGACCGCACCGCCGGCGACGAGCTGCAGGCACTCACCGATGACGCCGCGACCGCCCTCGCGCTCGCGCTGCAGCTCACCCGCACGCGCAGCTTCCACGTCGGGATAGGGGTCGGGCCAGTGCGCTCGCCGCTGCCGGCCGCGACACGCGAAGCGAGCGGGCCGGCGTTCTTCGCGGCACGGGACGCCGCGACGAGGGCGAAGAAGTCAGGCATCCGCCTCGCCATTCACAGTCAGAGCCAGCCACAGGCGGGCAGCACCCGCGCGGATGACGCGGAGTCGCTGCTCGCACTGCTGCTCATCGTGCGCGAGCGGCGGTCGGATGCCGGGTGGGAGCTGTTCGACCTCCTGGCCGCAGGGCGCACGCAGGCGGAGGCCGCGGCACGCCTCGGGATCTCAGCGCCTGCCGCGAGCGCACGCGCGAAGGCCGCGAACATCAAGGCGGAGCTCGCTGCGCTGCCCGGTCTCACTAGGCTCTTGGAGCAAGCCGACCTCATGACGCGACAGGAGCAGTAG
- a CDS encoding DNA-3-methyladenine glycosylase, producing the protein MPVDARFTPDREFFARPATEIAPLLLGARLTHETDAGAVVLRLTEVEAYLGDGADPGSHAFRGRTKRNGVMYGEPGFVYVYFTYGMHVCANLVCSPPGAATAVLLRAAEVVEGTQLAEVRRGAVPARDLARGPARLTVAAGIRLDENGADALSAPFALELEARPPAFVSGPRVGVSGDGGGEAFPWRFWIAGDPTVSVYRPAKPRATRPGARVPRTAPPTPG; encoded by the coding sequence GTGCCCGTCGATGCTCGGTTCACTCCAGACCGCGAGTTCTTCGCACGTCCGGCGACCGAGATCGCCCCGCTTCTGCTCGGCGCGCGGCTGACACACGAGACGGATGCCGGGGCGGTCGTGCTCCGCCTCACCGAGGTCGAGGCGTATCTGGGCGACGGCGCGGACCCCGGCTCGCACGCCTTCCGCGGTCGCACGAAGCGCAACGGCGTGATGTACGGGGAGCCCGGTTTCGTCTACGTGTACTTCACGTACGGCATGCATGTCTGCGCGAACCTGGTGTGCTCGCCGCCGGGCGCCGCAACGGCGGTCCTGCTGCGCGCCGCCGAGGTGGTCGAGGGCACCCAGCTCGCCGAGGTGCGCCGGGGTGCGGTCCCCGCGCGCGACCTCGCCCGCGGTCCGGCCCGTCTCACCGTCGCGGCGGGCATCCGCCTCGACGAGAACGGTGCGGACGCGCTCTCCGCACCGTTTGCCCTCGAACTCGAGGCGAGGCCGCCCGCCTTCGTCTCCGGCCCGCGCGTCGGGGTCTCGGGCGATGGCGGGGGAGAGGCGTTCCCCTGGAGGTTCTGGATCGCGGGCGACCCGACGGTCTCGGTCTACCGCCCGGCGAAGCCGCGCGCTACCAGACCAGGTGCGCGAGTGCCCCGCACAGCGCCGCCCACCCCAGGCTGA
- a CDS encoding acetylornithine transaminase: MTENSTSAPAAWQSRYESDLVGTFATPPLLLDHGQGAWVWDAEGNKYLDFLGGIAVNSLGHAHPVLIEAVTRQVSLAAHVSNLFASAPQLELAERLKRLTGAGDQGRVFFANSGTEANEAAFKLARLNRGDGSKTRVLALQNAFHGRTMGALALTGKAYMRDPFQPMVSGVEHIPATLESLEAAIDDSVAALFVEPIQGEAGVLELPAGFFAKARELTQRHGALLIVDEVQTGAGRTGDWFGFQHEGITPDAITLAKGMAGGVPIGALVTFGAASALFHRGQHGTTFGGNPLATAAANAVLGEIEASGLVENARARGEQLKAVIADLESPLIAGTRGRGLLVGIALAAPVAEALVTAARGQGLIINATGPDSIRLAPPLVIGEIELDEFRARFGAALHEVDAKAEAHERKVSA, from the coding sequence GTGACCGAGAACAGCACGTCCGCCCCGGCGGCGTGGCAGTCCCGCTACGAGTCCGACCTGGTCGGCACCTTCGCCACCCCGCCGCTGCTGCTCGATCACGGCCAGGGCGCGTGGGTGTGGGACGCCGAGGGCAACAAGTACCTCGATTTCCTCGGCGGCATCGCCGTGAACTCGCTCGGCCACGCGCACCCCGTCCTGATCGAGGCGGTCACCCGTCAGGTCTCGCTCGCCGCGCATGTCTCGAACCTGTTCGCCTCGGCGCCGCAGCTCGAGCTCGCCGAGCGGCTGAAGCGGCTCACCGGCGCAGGCGACCAGGGCCGCGTCTTCTTCGCGAACTCGGGCACAGAGGCGAACGAAGCGGCCTTCAAGCTCGCGCGGCTGAACCGCGGTGACGGTTCGAAGACCCGCGTCCTCGCGCTGCAGAACGCTTTCCACGGCCGCACCATGGGCGCACTCGCGCTCACCGGCAAGGCCTACATGCGCGACCCCTTCCAGCCCATGGTCTCGGGTGTCGAGCACATCCCGGCGACTCTCGAGTCGCTCGAGGCGGCAATCGACGACAGCGTCGCTGCGCTCTTCGTCGAGCCGATCCAGGGCGAGGCGGGCGTGCTCGAACTCCCCGCCGGATTCTTCGCGAAGGCGCGCGAGCTCACGCAGCGGCACGGCGCACTGCTCATCGTCGACGAGGTCCAGACCGGCGCCGGCCGCACCGGGGACTGGTTCGGATTCCAGCACGAAGGCATCACGCCCGACGCGATCACCCTGGCGAAGGGCATGGCGGGCGGCGTCCCGATCGGCGCCCTGGTCACCTTCGGCGCGGCCTCCGCACTGTTCCACCGCGGCCAGCACGGCACGACGTTCGGCGGCAACCCGCTCGCGACGGCAGCCGCCAATGCGGTGCTCGGTGAGATCGAGGCGTCCGGCCTCGTCGAGAACGCCCGGGCCAGGGGCGAGCAGCTGAAAGCCGTCATCGCCGACCTCGAGTCTCCGCTCATCGCGGGCACCCGCGGCCGGGGCCTGCTCGTCGGCATCGCGCTGGCAGCACCTGTCGCCGAGGCGCTCGTCACCGCAGCCCGCGGGCAGGGCCTCATCATCAATGCGACGGGCCCCGACAGCATCCGCCTCGCCCCGCCGCTCGTGATCGGCGAGATCGAGCTCGACGAATTCCGCGCGCGCTTCGGTGCCGCGCTCCACGAGGTCGACGCGAAAGCGGAGGCCCACGAACGGAAGGTGAGCGCATGA
- the argB gene encoding acetylglutamate kinase, with translation MADETLTTINPDDAEIVAAREAALEKTAILIESLSWLGSFRDKIVVVKFGGNAMVSPELQRTFAEDILYLHHVGLKPVVVHGGGPQISSMLDKLGIHSEFKGGYRVTTPEAMDVVRMVLTGHINRGIVRSLNELNPTIAIGMSGEDAGLFTGRRRGAMVDGEIVDLGLVGDVVAVNPEVILTQLDAGRIPVVSSVAPDGDVAGQSLNVNADAAAAALAVALRAEKLIVLTDVAGLYRDWPDRASMLTSISAGELHALLPSLESGMIPKMSACLDAVQGGVPKAAIVDGRIPHSILLEIFTQQGIGTEVTA, from the coding sequence ATGGCCGACGAAACCCTCACCACCATCAACCCGGACGACGCAGAGATCGTCGCCGCACGCGAGGCTGCGCTCGAGAAGACCGCGATCCTCATCGAGTCGCTGTCGTGGCTCGGCTCGTTCCGCGACAAGATCGTCGTCGTCAAGTTCGGCGGCAACGCGATGGTCAGCCCCGAGCTGCAGCGCACCTTCGCCGAGGACATCCTCTATCTCCACCACGTCGGGTTGAAGCCGGTCGTCGTCCACGGCGGCGGCCCGCAGATCTCATCGATGCTTGACAAGCTCGGCATCCACAGCGAGTTCAAGGGCGGCTACCGCGTCACGACGCCCGAGGCGATGGACGTCGTGCGCATGGTGCTCACGGGGCACATCAACCGCGGCATCGTCCGCTCGCTCAACGAGCTCAACCCGACGATCGCCATCGGCATGTCCGGCGAGGACGCGGGGCTGTTCACCGGCCGCAGGCGCGGCGCGATGGTCGACGGCGAGATCGTCGACCTCGGCCTCGTGGGCGACGTCGTCGCGGTGAATCCCGAGGTGATCCTGACCCAGCTCGACGCCGGGCGGATTCCCGTCGTCTCGTCGGTCGCCCCCGACGGCGACGTGGCAGGGCAGTCATTGAATGTGAATGCGGATGCCGCGGCCGCGGCCCTCGCAGTGGCCCTGCGGGCTGAGAAGCTCATCGTCCTGACCGACGTCGCCGGCCTCTATCGCGACTGGCCCGACCGCGCGTCGATGCTCACGAGCATCTCGGCGGGCGAGCTGCACGCGCTGCTGCCGAGCCTGGAGTCCGGCATGATCCCGAAGATGTCGGCGTGCCTCGACGCCGTCCAGGGCGGCGTTCCCAAGGCCGCGATCGTCGACGGCCGCATCCCTCACTCGATCCTGCTCGAGATCTTCACCCAGCAGGGCATCGGAACGGAGGTCACCGCGTGA
- the argH gene encoding argininosuccinate lyase codes for MPDDINRAGEAGALWGGRFADGPSPELARLSKSTQFDWQLAGYDLTGSRAHARALHRAGYLDDAELGGMIAAIDELQRRVDTGEFLPAASDEDVHSALERGLIEIAGAELGGKLRAGRSRNDQIATLIRMLLRDHSAVLAGLVVDLIDALAAQAEANADAIMPGRTHLQHAQPVLLAHHLLAHCWPLVRDLERLDDWRRRADASPYGSGALAGNTLGLDAALIADELGFAAVAPNSIDATASRDVVAEFAYVTAQLGIDLSRLAEEIIIWNTREFGFVTLDDSYSTGSSIMPQKKNPDIAELARGKSGRLIGNLTGLLATLKGLPLAYNRDLQEDKEPVFDSIDTLEVLLPAFTGMVATLRFHTDRMRELAPEGYSLATDVAEWLVKQHVPFRDAHEITGNLVSFAERRGIGLEAVDDVSLAQISPHLTPEVREVLTIEGSVASRDGIAGTAPVRVAAQRALLADRVRQVTARIGATQEAL; via the coding sequence ATGCCTGACGACATCAACCGCGCGGGCGAGGCCGGCGCTCTCTGGGGCGGCCGCTTCGCCGACGGCCCGTCGCCCGAGCTCGCCCGCCTCAGCAAGTCCACGCAGTTCGACTGGCAGCTGGCCGGCTATGACCTGACAGGCTCGCGCGCCCACGCCCGCGCCCTGCACCGCGCCGGCTACCTCGACGACGCAGAGCTCGGCGGCATGATCGCCGCGATCGACGAGCTGCAGCGTCGCGTAGACACGGGCGAGTTCCTTCCTGCGGCATCCGACGAAGACGTCCACTCGGCCCTCGAGCGCGGTCTCATCGAGATCGCCGGCGCCGAGCTGGGTGGCAAGCTCCGCGCGGGCCGCAGCCGCAACGACCAGATCGCGACGCTGATCCGCATGCTGCTGCGCGACCACTCCGCCGTGCTCGCCGGGCTCGTCGTCGACCTCATCGACGCGCTCGCCGCGCAGGCGGAGGCGAACGCCGATGCGATCATGCCCGGCCGCACGCATCTGCAGCACGCGCAGCCCGTGCTGCTCGCGCACCACCTGCTGGCGCATTGCTGGCCGCTCGTGCGCGATCTCGAGCGGCTCGACGACTGGCGCAGACGCGCGGATGCCTCGCCCTACGGCTCGGGAGCGCTGGCCGGCAACACCCTGGGCCTGGATGCCGCCCTGATCGCCGACGAGCTCGGCTTCGCGGCGGTCGCCCCGAACTCGATCGACGCGACCGCCTCGCGCGACGTCGTCGCGGAGTTCGCCTACGTGACGGCCCAGCTCGGCATCGACCTCTCGCGCCTCGCGGAGGAGATCATCATCTGGAACACCCGCGAGTTCGGCTTCGTCACCCTCGACGACAGCTACTCGACGGGCTCGTCGATCATGCCGCAGAAGAAGAACCCCGACATCGCCGAGCTCGCGCGCGGCAAGTCGGGCCGCCTCATCGGCAACCTCACGGGCCTCCTTGCGACGCTGAAGGGCCTTCCGCTCGCGTACAACCGCGACCTCCAGGAGGACAAGGAGCCGGTCTTCGACTCGATCGATACGCTCGAGGTCCTGCTGCCCGCCTTCACCGGCATGGTCGCGACGCTGCGTTTCCACACCGACCGCATGCGCGAGCTCGCGCCTGAGGGCTATTCGCTCGCGACCGACGTCGCCGAGTGGCTCGTGAAGCAGCACGTGCCCTTCCGCGACGCTCACGAGATCACCGGCAACCTGGTGTCCTTCGCGGAGCGGCGCGGCATCGGGCTCGAGGCGGTCGACGACGTGTCTCTCGCCCAGATCTCGCCGCACCTGACACCCGAGGTCCGCGAGGTCCTCACGATCGAGGGATCCGTCGCGAGCCGCGACGGCATCGCCGGCACCGCACCCGTGCGGGTCGCCGCGCAGCGCGCCCTGCTCGCCGATCGCGTTCGTCAGGTCACCGCCCGCATCGGCGCGACTCAGGAGGCACTGTGA
- the argF gene encoding ornithine carbamoyltransferase — MRRHFLRDDDVTPAEQAEILDLAARLKADRFAASPLAGPKTVALIFDKPTLRTQTSFTVGVAELQGAPFLVDGTKAQIGTRESVPDVARIIGRQVAAIVWRTYAQSDLETMAEYAGVPVVNALTDDFHPCQILADLLTIAEHKGRLAGLTMTYVGDGANNMAHSYLLGGATAGMHVRIATPAAYQPDAGILADAARIAETTGGSVEVLTDTTAAAAGADVILTDTWVSMGQEDEKSARVEAFAGYTVDAALMAQAAPEAIFLHCLPAYRGYEVTSEVLDGPQSVVWDEAENRLHAQKAVLAWLLEKNKEGSDA, encoded by the coding sequence ATGAGGCGCCATTTCCTCCGCGACGACGATGTGACGCCCGCCGAGCAGGCCGAGATCCTCGACCTCGCCGCGCGCCTCAAAGCAGACCGCTTCGCGGCGTCGCCGCTCGCCGGCCCGAAGACCGTCGCGCTCATCTTCGACAAGCCGACGCTGCGCACCCAGACGTCCTTCACGGTGGGTGTCGCCGAGCTCCAGGGCGCGCCGTTCCTGGTCGATGGAACGAAGGCGCAGATCGGCACGCGCGAGTCCGTTCCGGATGTCGCGCGGATCATCGGCCGCCAGGTCGCCGCGATCGTGTGGCGCACCTACGCGCAGTCCGACCTCGAGACGATGGCCGAATACGCGGGTGTCCCGGTCGTCAACGCTCTGACCGACGACTTCCACCCGTGCCAGATCCTCGCGGACCTGCTCACCATCGCCGAGCACAAGGGCCGTCTCGCCGGCCTCACGATGACCTACGTCGGCGACGGCGCGAACAACATGGCGCACTCGTATCTGCTGGGCGGCGCGACCGCCGGCATGCACGTCCGCATCGCCACCCCGGCGGCGTACCAGCCCGACGCGGGCATCCTCGCCGACGCCGCGCGCATCGCCGAGACGACCGGCGGATCCGTCGAGGTCCTCACCGACACGACAGCGGCCGCTGCGGGCGCAGACGTGATCCTCACCGACACCTGGGTCTCGATGGGCCAGGAGGACGAGAAGTCGGCGCGCGTCGAGGCGTTCGCGGGCTACACGGTCGATGCAGCTCTGATGGCGCAGGCGGCGCCCGAGGCGATCTTCCTGCACTGCCTGCCCGCGTACCGCGGCTACGAGGTCACGTCAGAGGTCCTCGACGGCCCGCAGTCCGTCGTCTGGGACGAGGCGGAGAACCGTCTGCATGCGCAGAAGGCCGTGCTCGCGTGGCTGCTCGAGAAGAACAAAGAGGGGTCGGATGCCTGA
- the argJ gene encoding bifunctional glutamate N-acetyltransferase/amino-acid acetyltransferase ArgJ, producing MSVTAAAGFLAAGVPAGLKSTGRSDVALVRNVGPLQNAATVFTSNRCLANPVLWSKEVIKDGTVSAIVLNSGGANCYTGAQGFQTTHATAERVAELLDISAGDVLVCSTGLIGEQLDLAKVTAGVTDAAAALAGTPAGGQSAAEAIMTTDTVAKQAVRTSPAGWTIGGMAKGAGMLAPGLATMLVVITTDAVLPSAELDQALRSATAVTFDRLDSDGCMSTNDTVALLGSGASGVTPDLTEFTAALTEVCQSLAEQLQGDAEGASHDIAIHVENAASESDAVEVGRAVARNNLFKAAIFGNDPNWGRVLAAVGTTAAEFDPYDIDVWFNGVRVCAAGQPDQPRELVDLTPRAVDIRIDVKVGPARATILTNDLTHDYVHENSAYAS from the coding sequence GTGAGCGTCACCGCAGCAGCAGGATTCCTCGCAGCCGGCGTGCCCGCCGGGCTCAAGTCGACCGGCAGGTCCGACGTGGCGCTGGTCCGCAACGTCGGCCCCCTCCAGAACGCGGCGACCGTCTTCACGAGCAACCGGTGCCTCGCGAATCCGGTGCTGTGGAGCAAAGAGGTCATCAAGGACGGCACCGTCTCGGCCATCGTCCTCAACTCGGGCGGAGCCAACTGCTACACCGGCGCGCAAGGCTTCCAGACCACGCACGCTACGGCCGAACGCGTCGCCGAGCTGCTCGACATCTCCGCGGGCGACGTGCTGGTGTGCTCGACGGGCCTCATCGGCGAGCAGCTCGATCTCGCCAAGGTGACGGCAGGGGTGACGGATGCAGCGGCCGCGCTCGCCGGAACGCCCGCCGGCGGTCAGTCGGCGGCCGAGGCGATCATGACGACCGACACTGTGGCGAAGCAGGCTGTGCGCACCTCGCCGGCCGGCTGGACGATCGGCGGAATGGCGAAGGGCGCCGGCATGCTCGCTCCGGGCCTCGCCACCATGCTGGTCGTGATCACGACCGACGCAGTGCTCCCGAGCGCCGAGCTCGACCAGGCGCTGCGCTCAGCAACGGCGGTCACTTTCGACCGTCTCGACTCCGACGGCTGCATGTCGACCAATGACACCGTCGCTCTGCTCGGCTCCGGGGCGAGCGGCGTCACACCCGACCTCACCGAGTTCACGGCAGCCCTCACCGAGGTCTGCCAGAGCCTCGCCGAGCAGCTGCAGGGGGACGCCGAGGGGGCATCCCACGACATCGCCATCCATGTCGAGAACGCGGCGAGCGAGAGCGATGCGGTGGAGGTCGGCCGCGCGGTGGCCCGCAACAACCTCTTCAAGGCGGCGATCTTCGGCAACGATCCCAACTGGGGCCGGGTGCTCGCCGCCGTCGGCACGACCGCGGCCGAGTTCGACCCCTACGACATCGACGTGTGGTTCAACGGCGTCCGCGTCTGCGCCGCAGGCCAGCCCGACCAGCCGCGCGAGCTCGTCGACCTCACCCCGCGCGCCGTCGACATCCGCATCGATGTGAAGGTGGGCCCGGCTCGCGCGACGATCCTGACCAACGACCTCACGCACGACTACGTGCACGAGAACAGCGCGTACGCGAGCTGA